The following proteins come from a genomic window of Rhodoligotrophos sp. CJ14:
- a CDS encoding NAD(P) transhydrogenase subunit alpha: MDSLTAQQAADAAREAAQRAMDAADQAQSFADAARIAGETGAEALGAATGIDPFIFRLSIFVLAIFVGYYVVWSVTPALHTPLMSVTNAISSVIVVGALIAVAGGAATALAEASLTSQLLGFAALVLASVNIFGGFLVTQRMLAMYRRKS, translated from the coding sequence ATGGACAGCTTAACTGCCCAGCAGGCAGCAGACGCCGCGCGGGAAGCGGCGCAGAGGGCGATGGATGCGGCTGATCAGGCACAGAGCTTTGCCGATGCCGCCAGGATAGCCGGCGAAACCGGGGCGGAAGCCTTGGGTGCCGCCACTGGCATTGATCCCTTCATTTTCCGGCTGTCGATTTTCGTTCTGGCCATTTTCGTGGGCTACTACGTCGTTTGGAGCGTGACGCCCGCATTGCATACCCCACTGATGTCGGTCACCAACGCCATCTCGTCGGTGATCGTGGTTGGCGCTTTGATCGCGGTGGCTGGCGGGGCGGCCACTGCTCTTGCGGAGGCGAGCCTTACCTCTCAGCTGCTCGGCTTTGCTGCGCTTGTTCTCGCCTCGGTGAATATCTTCGGCGGCTTCCTGGTCACCCAGCGTATGCTCGCCATGTACCGCCGCAAGAGCTGA
- a CDS encoding NAD(P)(+) transhydrogenase (Re/Si-specific) subunit beta: MSVNVVATLYLVSGVLFILALRGLSHPESSRQGNLFGMVGMAIAIITTLFYAPPGSAATWAMVIAGIGLGGAIGAVIARRIPMTAMPQLVAGFHSLVGLAAVLVAAAALYAPAAFGIGTHDHVHPGSLVEMSLGVAIGAITFTGSIIAFTKLQGLVSGAPVVFSGQHLLNLALGLLLVALIIWFVMSGSHAAFWLLTILALVLGVLIIIPIGGADMPVVISMLNSYSGWAAAGIGFTLGNTALIITGALVGSSGAILSYIMCKGMNRSFFNVILGGFGGEASAAGAAGGGEQRPVKQGSAEDAAYLLKNASKVIIVPGYGMAVAQAQHALREMADTLKKAGVEVKYAIHPVAGRMPGHMNVLLAEANVPYDEVFELEDINSEFANTDVAFVIGANDVTNPAAKEDSASPIYGMPVLEVWKAGTVMFLKRSLSSGYAGIDNDLFYRDNTMMLFGDAKKMVEQIVKAM, from the coding sequence ATGTCGGTGAATGTCGTTGCCACCCTGTACCTTGTGTCCGGGGTGCTGTTCATCCTCGCACTTCGCGGCCTGTCACACCCGGAGAGCTCGCGCCAGGGCAATCTCTTCGGCATGGTCGGCATGGCCATTGCCATTATCACCACCCTTTTCTACGCGCCACCCGGAAGCGCGGCCACCTGGGCCATGGTGATCGCCGGTATCGGCCTCGGCGGCGCCATTGGCGCGGTAATCGCCAGGCGCATTCCGATGACGGCCATGCCCCAGCTTGTGGCCGGCTTCCATTCTCTCGTGGGCTTGGCCGCCGTGCTCGTGGCTGCAGCCGCCCTTTATGCGCCGGCTGCCTTTGGCATTGGCACCCATGACCACGTGCATCCCGGCAGTCTGGTGGAGATGTCGCTGGGCGTGGCGATCGGCGCCATCACCTTCACCGGATCGATCATCGCCTTCACCAAGCTCCAGGGCCTTGTCTCCGGCGCGCCGGTCGTCTTTTCCGGCCAGCATCTGCTGAACCTTGCGCTCGGTCTTCTGCTGGTCGCCCTGATCATCTGGTTTGTGATGAGCGGGAGCCACGCGGCCTTCTGGCTGCTCACGATTCTCGCACTGGTCCTCGGTGTGCTGATCATCATCCCCATCGGCGGCGCCGATATGCCGGTGGTGATCTCGATGCTGAACTCCTATTCCGGTTGGGCTGCCGCGGGCATCGGCTTCACCCTCGGCAACACCGCCCTCATCATCACCGGCGCCCTGGTCGGCTCATCCGGTGCGATTCTGTCCTACATCATGTGCAAGGGCATGAACCGCTCGTTCTTCAACGTCATTCTGGGTGGATTCGGGGGCGAAGCATCCGCTGCCGGCGCGGCGGGAGGCGGCGAGCAAAGGCCGGTCAAGCAGGGCTCCGCCGAAGACGCGGCCTATCTGCTCAAGAATGCATCCAAGGTGATCATCGTGCCCGGTTATGGCATGGCGGTCGCGCAGGCTCAGCATGCTCTGCGCGAGATGGCGGACACGCTGAAGAAGGCGGGTGTCGAGGTCAAATATGCCATTCACCCCGTTGCCGGCCGCATGCCGGGCCATATGAACGTGCTCTTGGCGGAAGCCAATGTGCCTTACGATGAGGTCTTCGAGCTCGAGGATATCAATTCCGAGTTCGCCAATACCGACGTGGCCTTCGTCATCGGCGCCAATGACGTGACCAATCCGGCGGCCAAGGAAGATTCGGCCTCGCCCATTTATGGCATGCCGGTTCTGGAGGTCTGGAAGGCTGGCACCGTGATGTTCCTGAAGCGCTCCCTCTCCTCGGGCTATGCCGGCATCGACAACGATCTCTTCTATAGAGACAATACGATGATGCTATTCGGCGATGCGAAAAAGATGGTCGAGCAGATTGTGAAGGCGATGTAA
- a CDS encoding mechanosensitive ion channel family protein → MNRQFATGLRFGHLRSAAPHRSLAPGTAIPSASEDGYRRSLSFDAELGQASQSSGRLPKAIRQLISRRRIGGPACAMLLRLLLLARRDLVARRITSSSSLRIGWSRCTLTRAAGGRPPAGLGRFLGRTLADREVLPAEAMLAFLVDMAPPKLYRIELRIGVGPSANLDLVMGILLDFAKRAAAVRKDIEPIVYAHPSDGDLTTIILRFWTDECDYRAVAIAMKRHAHAVLAAQAIRVPYPDRTIHLIRECPVGGASGFSGEEI, encoded by the coding sequence ATGAACAGGCAATTTGCCACTGGGCTTCGCTTTGGCCATCTGCGCTCGGCAGCGCCCCACCGATCCCTCGCTCCTGGCACGGCCATACCCTCGGCTAGCGAGGATGGCTACCGCCGCTCGCTCTCATTCGATGCAGAACTTGGCCAGGCATCTCAAAGTTCGGGCAGGCTTCCCAAAGCCATTCGGCAGCTCATATCTCGCCGCCGCATCGGCGGCCCCGCCTGCGCCATGCTATTGCGCCTCCTGTTGCTTGCGCGCCGCGACCTTGTTGCGCGCCGAATTACCTCTTCGAGCAGCCTCCGCATCGGCTGGAGCAGATGCACGCTCACCCGCGCAGCGGGAGGACGGCCGCCTGCCGGCCTTGGTCGCTTTCTCGGCCGAACCTTGGCGGACCGGGAGGTGCTTCCCGCGGAGGCGATGCTTGCTTTCCTGGTGGATATGGCGCCCCCGAAGCTTTATCGAATCGAGCTCAGGATCGGCGTTGGACCGAGCGCCAATCTGGATCTTGTGATGGGCATCCTTCTCGACTTCGCAAAACGTGCAGCAGCCGTTCGCAAGGATATCGAGCCGATCGTCTATGCCCATCCGTCAGATGGCGATCTGACGACAATCATCCTGCGCTTCTGGACCGACGAATGCGATTATCGCGCGGTGGCCATCGCCATGAAGCGCCACGCCCACGCTGTCCTTGCGGCGCAAGCGATCCGGGTTCCTTATCCCGACCGCACCATTCACCTGATCCGGGAATGTCCTGTGGGGGGCGCGAGCGGATTTTCGGGCGAGGAGATCTAG
- the rpsU gene encoding 30S ribosomal protein S21 — MQVLVRDNNVEQALKALKKKMQREGVFREMKLRNHYEKPSEKRAREKAEAVRRARKLARKRAQREGLLPTKAKAR, encoded by the coding sequence GTGCAAGTTCTCGTACGTGATAACAACGTCGAACAGGCCCTCAAGGCGCTCAAGAAGAAGATGCAGCGCGAGGGGGTTTTCCGTGAGATGAAGCTCCGCAATCACTACGAGAAGCCGTCTGAAAAGCGCGCGAGAGAGAAGGCCGAGGCCGTACGCCGGGCGCGTAAGCTCGCCCGCAAGCGCGCTCAGCGCGAGGGGCTGTTGCCGACCAAAGCGAAGGCGCGCTGA